The following proteins are encoded in a genomic region of Stegostoma tigrinum isolate sSteTig4 chromosome 2, sSteTig4.hap1, whole genome shotgun sequence:
- the fbxl7 gene encoding F-box/LRR-repeat protein 7 isoform X3, which produces MRTLSTPSPALICPQNTQSFQNGQGSSTSSSSNTGETIAMIHSQPVFFIPQCAIRPASSLQKEQAPIDKLPDQTLIQMFSHLPTNQLCLCARVCRRWYNLCWDPRLWRTIRLTGETMNVDRALRVLTRRLCQDTPNVCLMLETVIVQSCRRLTDRGLYTIAQCCPELRQLEVPGCYNISNEALYDVVSRCPNLEYLDVSGCSKITCISLTREASIKLSPLHGKQISIRYLNMTDCFVLEDEGLHTIAAHCTQLTHLYLRRCVRVTDEGLRYLMLYCTTIKELSVSDCRAVSDFGMREVAKLEAHLKYLSIAHCGRITDVGIRYIAKYCSKLRYLNARGCEGITDHGIEYLAKNCTKLKALDIGKCPLVSDAGMEFLALNCYNLKRLSLKSCESITGRGLKIVAANCFELQMLNVQDCDISVEALRFVKRHCKRCIIEHTNPSFF; this is translated from the exons ATGCGGACATTGAGCACACCAAGCCCTGCACTAATCTGCCCTCAGAATACCCAGTCTTTTCAAAATGGCCAAGGATCCTCCACATCATCTTCCTCGAATACAGGAGAGACCATTGCTATGATTCACTCCCAGCCAGTGTTCTTTATACCCCAGTGTGCCATCAGGCCAGCATCAAGTTTGCAGAAAGAACAGGCACCCATAGACAAGCTACCAGACCAAACCTTGATCCAGATGTTTTCACACCTTCCTACCAACCAGCTGTGTCTTTGTGCACGAGTTTGCCGTCGCTGGTACAATCTGTGCTGGGACCCTCGATTGTGGAGGACTATTCGTCTGACAGGTGAAACAATGAATGTGGACAGAGCTCTCCGGGTTCTTACCCGAAGGTTGTGTCAGGATACGCCCAATGTATGCCTTATGTTGGAAACGGTCATTGTTCAAAGCTGCAGGCGGCTTACAGACAGAGGTCTCTACACCATTGCTCAGTGCTGTCCGGAACTACGACAGCTAGAAGTGCCAGGTTGTTACAACATTTCCAATGAAGCACTCTATGACGTTGTTTCACGGTGTCCCAACCTGGAGTACCTGGATGTTTCAG GTTGTTCCAAAATAACCTGCATTAGTCTGACAAGGGAAGCTTCCATCAAACTCTCTCCACTTCACGGGAAACAAATCTCCATACGCTACTTGAATATGACAGATTGCTTTGTACTTGAAGACGAAGGGTTGCATACGATAGCAGCTCACTGCACCCAACTGACCCACCTTTACCTGCGTAGATGTGTACGTGTCACAGACGAGGGCCTCCGCTACCTGATGCTTTATTGCACAACAATCAAAGAACTAAGTGTCAGTGACTGCCGTGCTGTGAGTGATTTTGGAATGAGAGAGGTGGCAAAATTGGAAGCACATCTGAAGTATCTCAGCATTGCTCACTGTGGCCGGATCACAGACGTGGGTATCCGTTACATTGCCAAGTATTGCAGTAAACTGCGTTATCTGAATGCTCGGGGTTGTGAAGGAATAACTGACCATGGAATTGAGTACCTTGCCAAAAATTGCACAAAACTGAAGGCTCTGGATATTGGGAAGTGTCCATTAGTTTCCGATGCAGGCATGGAGTTTTTAGCGTTAAACTGTTACAACCTGAAGCGGCTGAGTCTTAAGTCCTGCGAAAGCATCACTGGCCGCGGTTTAAAGATTGTCGCCGCTAACTGCTTCGAGCTTCAGATGTTGAACGTACAGGACTGTGACATCTCTGTTGAGGCACTGCGATTTGTCAAACGCCATTGCAAAAGATGCATTATAGAACACACCAATCCGTCCTTCTTCTGA
- the fbxl7 gene encoding F-box/LRR-repeat protein 7 isoform X2 — translation MTGNLEDSDLSMRTLSTPSPALICPQNTQSFQNGQGSSTSSSSNTGETIAMIHSQPVFFIPQCAIRPASSLQKEQAPIDKLPDQTLIQMFSHLPTNQLCLCARVCRRWYNLCWDPRLWRTIRLTGETMNVDRALRVLTRRLCQDTPNVCLMLETVIVQSCRRLTDRGLYTIAQCCPELRQLEVPGCYNISNEALYDVVSRCPNLEYLDVSGCSKITCISLTREASIKLSPLHGKQISIRYLNMTDCFVLEDEGLHTIAAHCTQLTHLYLRRCVRVTDEGLRYLMLYCTTIKELSVSDCRAVSDFGMREVAKLEAHLKYLSIAHCGRITDVGIRYIAKYCSKLRYLNARGCEGITDHGIEYLAKNCTKLKALDIGKCPLVSDAGMEFLALNCYNLKRLSLKSCESITGRGLKIVAANCFELQMLNVQDCDISVEALRFVKRHCKRCIIEHTNPSFF, via the exons ATTCAGACTTGAGTATGCGGACATTGAGCACACCAAGCCCTGCACTAATCTGCCCTCAGAATACCCAGTCTTTTCAAAATGGCCAAGGATCCTCCACATCATCTTCCTCGAATACAGGAGAGACCATTGCTATGATTCACTCCCAGCCAGTGTTCTTTATACCCCAGTGTGCCATCAGGCCAGCATCAAGTTTGCAGAAAGAACAGGCACCCATAGACAAGCTACCAGACCAAACCTTGATCCAGATGTTTTCACACCTTCCTACCAACCAGCTGTGTCTTTGTGCACGAGTTTGCCGTCGCTGGTACAATCTGTGCTGGGACCCTCGATTGTGGAGGACTATTCGTCTGACAGGTGAAACAATGAATGTGGACAGAGCTCTCCGGGTTCTTACCCGAAGGTTGTGTCAGGATACGCCCAATGTATGCCTTATGTTGGAAACGGTCATTGTTCAAAGCTGCAGGCGGCTTACAGACAGAGGTCTCTACACCATTGCTCAGTGCTGTCCGGAACTACGACAGCTAGAAGTGCCAGGTTGTTACAACATTTCCAATGAAGCACTCTATGACGTTGTTTCACGGTGTCCCAACCTGGAGTACCTGGATGTTTCAG GTTGTTCCAAAATAACCTGCATTAGTCTGACAAGGGAAGCTTCCATCAAACTCTCTCCACTTCACGGGAAACAAATCTCCATACGCTACTTGAATATGACAGATTGCTTTGTACTTGAAGACGAAGGGTTGCATACGATAGCAGCTCACTGCACCCAACTGACCCACCTTTACCTGCGTAGATGTGTACGTGTCACAGACGAGGGCCTCCGCTACCTGATGCTTTATTGCACAACAATCAAAGAACTAAGTGTCAGTGACTGCCGTGCTGTGAGTGATTTTGGAATGAGAGAGGTGGCAAAATTGGAAGCACATCTGAAGTATCTCAGCATTGCTCACTGTGGCCGGATCACAGACGTGGGTATCCGTTACATTGCCAAGTATTGCAGTAAACTGCGTTATCTGAATGCTCGGGGTTGTGAAGGAATAACTGACCATGGAATTGAGTACCTTGCCAAAAATTGCACAAAACTGAAGGCTCTGGATATTGGGAAGTGTCCATTAGTTTCCGATGCAGGCATGGAGTTTTTAGCGTTAAACTGTTACAACCTGAAGCGGCTGAGTCTTAAGTCCTGCGAAAGCATCACTGGCCGCGGTTTAAAGATTGTCGCCGCTAACTGCTTCGAGCTTCAGATGTTGAACGTACAGGACTGTGACATCTCTGTTGAGGCACTGCGATTTGTCAAACGCCATTGCAAAAGATGCATTATAGAACACACCAATCCGTCCTTCTTCTGA
- the fbxl7 gene encoding F-box/LRR-repeat protein 7 isoform X1, which yields MGANNGKQCGSEGKGSSSISSDMSSSTDHTPTKARRNAATSEDSDLSMRTLSTPSPALICPQNTQSFQNGQGSSTSSSSNTGETIAMIHSQPVFFIPQCAIRPASSLQKEQAPIDKLPDQTLIQMFSHLPTNQLCLCARVCRRWYNLCWDPRLWRTIRLTGETMNVDRALRVLTRRLCQDTPNVCLMLETVIVQSCRRLTDRGLYTIAQCCPELRQLEVPGCYNISNEALYDVVSRCPNLEYLDVSGCSKITCISLTREASIKLSPLHGKQISIRYLNMTDCFVLEDEGLHTIAAHCTQLTHLYLRRCVRVTDEGLRYLMLYCTTIKELSVSDCRAVSDFGMREVAKLEAHLKYLSIAHCGRITDVGIRYIAKYCSKLRYLNARGCEGITDHGIEYLAKNCTKLKALDIGKCPLVSDAGMEFLALNCYNLKRLSLKSCESITGRGLKIVAANCFELQMLNVQDCDISVEALRFVKRHCKRCIIEHTNPSFF from the exons ATTCAGACTTGAGTATGCGGACATTGAGCACACCAAGCCCTGCACTAATCTGCCCTCAGAATACCCAGTCTTTTCAAAATGGCCAAGGATCCTCCACATCATCTTCCTCGAATACAGGAGAGACCATTGCTATGATTCACTCCCAGCCAGTGTTCTTTATACCCCAGTGTGCCATCAGGCCAGCATCAAGTTTGCAGAAAGAACAGGCACCCATAGACAAGCTACCAGACCAAACCTTGATCCAGATGTTTTCACACCTTCCTACCAACCAGCTGTGTCTTTGTGCACGAGTTTGCCGTCGCTGGTACAATCTGTGCTGGGACCCTCGATTGTGGAGGACTATTCGTCTGACAGGTGAAACAATGAATGTGGACAGAGCTCTCCGGGTTCTTACCCGAAGGTTGTGTCAGGATACGCCCAATGTATGCCTTATGTTGGAAACGGTCATTGTTCAAAGCTGCAGGCGGCTTACAGACAGAGGTCTCTACACCATTGCTCAGTGCTGTCCGGAACTACGACAGCTAGAAGTGCCAGGTTGTTACAACATTTCCAATGAAGCACTCTATGACGTTGTTTCACGGTGTCCCAACCTGGAGTACCTGGATGTTTCAG GTTGTTCCAAAATAACCTGCATTAGTCTGACAAGGGAAGCTTCCATCAAACTCTCTCCACTTCACGGGAAACAAATCTCCATACGCTACTTGAATATGACAGATTGCTTTGTACTTGAAGACGAAGGGTTGCATACGATAGCAGCTCACTGCACCCAACTGACCCACCTTTACCTGCGTAGATGTGTACGTGTCACAGACGAGGGCCTCCGCTACCTGATGCTTTATTGCACAACAATCAAAGAACTAAGTGTCAGTGACTGCCGTGCTGTGAGTGATTTTGGAATGAGAGAGGTGGCAAAATTGGAAGCACATCTGAAGTATCTCAGCATTGCTCACTGTGGCCGGATCACAGACGTGGGTATCCGTTACATTGCCAAGTATTGCAGTAAACTGCGTTATCTGAATGCTCGGGGTTGTGAAGGAATAACTGACCATGGAATTGAGTACCTTGCCAAAAATTGCACAAAACTGAAGGCTCTGGATATTGGGAAGTGTCCATTAGTTTCCGATGCAGGCATGGAGTTTTTAGCGTTAAACTGTTACAACCTGAAGCGGCTGAGTCTTAAGTCCTGCGAAAGCATCACTGGCCGCGGTTTAAAGATTGTCGCCGCTAACTGCTTCGAGCTTCAGATGTTGAACGTACAGGACTGTGACATCTCTGTTGAGGCACTGCGATTTGTCAAACGCCATTGCAAAAGATGCATTATAGAACACACCAATCCGTCCTTCTTCTGA